The stretch of DNA TTTGAATTTTTTGACAATATGACAATACTTCAAATGTCGGAGTTTATCAAGGAGTTTGAGGAAAGATATGGAGTGACGGCTGCGGCGGCGGTAGCGGTGGCGGCGGCTCCGGCGGCGGAAGCGGCGGCTCCGGTTGAGGAAAAGACAAGTTTTGATGCAATTTTAGCCTCGGTAGGGGATAAGAAAATTCAGGTCATAAAGGTTGTCAGAGAGTTGACGGGACTGGGGCTTAAAGAGGCAAAAGAACTCGTTGACACTGCTCCAAAAGAGATAAAGACCGGCGTGTCCAAAGAAGAGGCTGAAAATATTAAGGCTAAAGTAGAGGAGCAGGGAGCTAAAGTAGAAATCAAGTAGCGAATATTCCCATTGGCTGTTATATCCTAACAAAAATACAGGCTTTTTCCTTATTGATGTGGATTAAAAGCCGCTTATAAAAATACTTAAGGAGTAACATGACAAGGGCACTTAAAGAACGGGTTAACCTGGGTAAGGTAGCAAGGGTACTTGATGTACCATATTTAATAGAAATACAGAGAAGATCATATGAGGTGTTTTTACAAAAAGACCTGACAAACGCACAGAGAAGAAATATCGGCCTTGAGTCGGCTTTCAGGAGTGTCTTTCCAATTATTGATTACAACGAGACGGCCTCGATAGAGTATCTGGGCTACTATCTGTTGGAGCCTAAGTACCGGGTCAGGGAGTGTGTTCACAAGGGACTAACCTATTCGGCGCCTATTAAAATCAGGGTAAGGCTGAATTTGTGGGAGGGACCGGAAGACGGTAAGAAATCAGAGGACGACAAGAAATTACTTAAGGAGTCACGTGAAGAGGAGGTCTATATCGGTGAGATTCCTCTTATGACTGAGACGGGCTCTTTTGTAATAAACGGTATAGAACGCGTTATTGTAAGTCAGCTTCACCGCTCTCCAGGTGTGTTTTTCAACACTGATAAAACAAAAACCCACACAAGCGGGCGGCTGCTCTACACTGCAAGGGTTATTCCCTCCAGAGGGTCATGGCTGGATTTCGAGTTTGACACTAAAGACATACTCTACGTAAGGATAGACAGAAGGAAGAAACTGCCGGCCACTATTGTGCTCAAAGCGCTGGCTTATAAAAACGAGGATCTGCTGAAGATTTTTTATCCGATAGAGAAGATAAAGATTCTGGGCAGCAACAATTTCAGCCGCCGCGTCTCAGGCATCCTGGCGGGAAGCAAGGCCAGCACAACAATTTATGACCCTAAGAGCAAGGGTACGCTTTTGGTAAAAGAAGGTGCAAAAATCACAAAGGCCGCCATTAAGCGGCTTCAGAATGCAGGGATTGAAGAAATTCCTATTTTGAGGGATGAAATCATAGGGCGTTACAGCCTCAATGACGTAGTTGACCCTGAAACAGGTGAAATAATCGTCGAGGGTAACGAGGTTATTAATGCTGAAGGTCTGGACAGAATTCTTTCATTGCCGATAGAAACTCTGGATTTACTTTTTATTGATAATGTGCGGTACTTATCCTCTCTGAGGGATACTCTTTTAATGGATAAGATCAATACCAAAGAGGACGCCCTCATAGAGATATATAAAAAGATGAGACCCGGTGAGCCTCCGACGCTTGAGGCGTCTAAAGCACTGTTTGCCGGCTTGTTTTTTGATGAAAAACGTTATGATCTTTCCCCCGTGGGACGCCTCAAAGTCAATAAGCGTCTCGGACTTGACACCCCTATGGACAACACCGTTTTAACCGACAGCGACATCATAGAGATAATAAAGTACCTGCTTGCGCTGAGAACCGGTCTAGGTGAGGTGGACGATATAGACCATCTGGGAAACAGACGTGTAAGGAGCGTGGGAGAGCTTCTTGAAAACCAGTTCCGTATCGGGCTTATCCGTATGGAGCGGGCTATTAAGGAAAAGATGATGATTATAGATATCAAGGATGTAATGCCCCATGATATCATAAATGCCAAGCCCGTAATGGCGGCTGTTAAGGAGTTTTTCGGTTCCAGCCAGTTAAGTCAGTTTATGGACCAGACGAATCCGCTTTCAGAGATAACTCACAAGAGAAGACTGTCGGCCCTGGGTCCGGGCGGTTTAACCCGTGAACGCGTAGGGTTTGAGGTAAGAGACGTACACCCGACCCATTACGGCAGAATCTGCCCGATTGAGACCCCTGAGGGGCCAAACATCGGATTAATCGTCTCTTTAGCCAGCTATGCCCGTATAAACGAGTATGGTTTTTTGGAAGCACCCTACAGAAAGGTTATAAACGGCAAAGTCACAGGTGAGATACTCTTTCTCTCAGCTATAGAGGGTGAGAGGTTTGTAATAGCTGAGGCAACATCGCCGATAGATGCACAGGGCAGCCTGATAGGTGAGGCCATATCGGCAAGAATCGGTGGCGACTTAAAGATTTTCACCCCCGCAGAGATTGACTACATGGACGTCTCTCCTAAGCAAATAGTAGGCGTGTCGGCATCGCTTATTCCGTTTCTTGAAAACGACGATGCCAACCGTGCCCTTATGGGTTCTAACATGCAAAGACAGGCGGTTCCGCTGACCTATACCGAGTCACCCATTGTGGGCACAGGCATGGAGTATGTAGCGGCAAGGGACTCAGGTGCATGTATTACTGCACGGCGCTCCGGCACTGTGGAAAGCCTTGATTCCAACAGAATAGTGGTTAGGGTGGAGGAAGAGGGTAGTGTGGATATCTATAATCTTATTAAATTTGCACGCTCCAATCAGGCCACTTGTATAAACCAACGTCCGATAGTCGATGTGGGTGCTAAGGTAACAGCAGGGGATGTCATCGCAGACGGCCCGTCGACAGATATGGGCGAGCTGGCGCTTGGTAAGAATGTTCTGGTGGCATTTATGCCCTGGGGCGGATATAACTTTGAGGATGCTATTTTGCTAAGTGAACGGCTTGTTAAGGACGACGTCTTTACATCGGTGCACGTGGAGGAGTTTGAGGTGGAGGCCAGGGATACGAAGCTCGGCCCGGAGGAAATCACCAGAGATATTCCCAATGTAGGTGAGGATGCACTTGCCGACCTTGATGAAAGCGGAATAATATATATAGGAGCGGAAGTAAAACCCGGAGATATCCTTGTCGGTAAAATAACCCCCAAGGGTGAGACGCAGCTTACGCCTGAGGAGAAACTCCTGCGAGCCATTTTTGGGGAGAAAGCTGAGGAGGTTAAGGAAAGCTGCCTGTACGTCCCACCCGGCATTAAGGGCACGGTGGTTGACGTTAAAGTCTTTACAAGGCGCGGAATAAAAAAGGATGCAAGAGCAAAGGCGCTTGAGGATGAGGAAATAAGGGGGCTTCAGAGGGATTTTGAAGAGGAAACCAGAATAGTAAGTCAGGAGCTCTACAATAAGGTAAGAAAATTATTGCTTGGTAAGATAGTCCTTGAGGATGTAAGGGATCAATCTAATAAGGATTTTATCTGCAAAACCGGAGATATTCTGGATACTCGGATGCTGGAGGCTTTAGGAGATAAAAAAATCGTACGCCTTAAAATTGATGATGAGGATATTACCAGCGAGGTAGAGGAACTCAATAAAAAGGTGAAAGATTATCTCAAAAATCTTCAACTCCGGTATGATGAACGCATAGAGAGACTGAAAAAAGGCGATGAACTGCCTCCAGGGGTCAATAAACTCATCAAGGTTTATATAGCGATGAAGCGTAAGATTCAGGTGGGGGATAAGATGGCAGGCCGGCATGGAAACAAGGGAGTGGTGGCAATGGTGCTGCCCGATGATGATATGCCATACCTGCCTGACGGCACACCTGTGGATGTAGTGTTAAACCCTCTCGGAGTGCCATCAAGAATGAATGTGGGTCAGATACTGGAGACACATCTTGGAATGGCGGCAAATGCTTTAGGCATCAATGTGGCAACGCCTGTGTTTGAAGGTGCTACGGAGGAAGACCTGAGGGAGATGTTAACGAAATCCGGCCTTTCCGAGACCGGCCAGTCGGTCCTTTATGACGGCAAAACCGGTGAGGCCTTTGAACGCTCTGTTACTGTGGGTTATATGTATATGTTGAAACTTCACCACCTTGTAGAGGATAAGATACATGCCCGTTCCATTGGGCCATACTCTTTGGTTACACAGCAGCCACTGGGAGGTAAAGCACAATTTGGCGGTCAGCGCCTGGGTGAAATGGAAGTGTGGGCTTTGGAGGCATACGGGGCGTCATACACGCTTCAGGAGTACTTAACGGTTAAGAGCGATGATGTTAGTGGAAGGGCGAAGATGTACGAGGCAATAGTTAAGGGGGACGCAACCCTTGACCCCGGCGTGCCGGAGTCATTCCACGTACTTATAAAGGAGCTTCAGAGCCTTTGTCTTGACGTTGAACTTCTTGAGAAAAAGAACAAGGGGGGATAGAATTTGTCAGATAACATGTTTGGTATGTACCACGAGCCGAAGAGTCAGAAGGAATTCGATGCTGTCAGGATTAAGCTGGCCTCTCCTGACAGAATAAGGGAGTGGTCTTTTGGAGAGGTCAAAAAACCGGAGACAATAAACTACAGAACGTTTAAACCGGAAAAGGACGGGCTGTTCTGTGCCAAAATATTCGGGCCTGTGAAGGACTGGGAGTGTATTTGCGGAAAATATAAGAGAATGAAGCACCGTGGTGTGGTGTGTGATAAGTGCGGTGTTGAGGTCATACACGCAAAGGTCAGAAGGGAGCGGCTTGCCCACATAGAGCTTTGCACTCCGGTTGCCCACATATGGTTTCTAAAGGGAGTTCCCAGCCGGATAGGATTACTTCTTGACATGACTATGAAAAACCTGGAAAAGGTACTCTACTTTGAAAGCTATGTGGTAATAGACCCAGGTGATACTCCTCTTAAGGAAAAACAAGTTCTCACTGAGGAAGAGTACAAGAAATACAACATGGAACTTGGAAACAGGTTTAAAGCCGGTATGGGAGCAGAGGCTATTAAAGAGCTGCTGAAGAAGGTGGATTTAACAGTGCTGGATAATGAGCTAAAGATAAAAATCCATGAGATAAGCTCCGTAGGGATAAAAAAACGTCTGACCAAGCGTCTGAAAATAGTGGAAGATTTCATAAGTTCCGGCAACAGGCCGGAGTGGATGATTCTTGATGTAATACCGGTGCTTCCGCCTGATTTAAGACCGCTGGTACCGCTTCAGGGCGGCAGATTTGCCACCTCTGATTTAAATGATCTCTACCGGAGGGTTATAAACAGAAACAACCGGTTGAAGCGTTTGATGGAACTGAAGGCACCAAGCGTTATAGTTAAAAATGAAAAGCGGATGCTTCAGGAATCTGTGGATTCTCTGTTTGACAACACAAAGGGAGCTAAAGTTCCCAAGGGCTCAACCAAACGTTCCCTTAAATCCCTCAGTGATATGATTAAGGGCAAGCAGGGGCGTTTCAGGCAAAACCTCCTGGGTAAACGTGTAGATTACTCGGGTCGTTCTGTTATTGTGGTTGGCCCTGACCTTAAGCTTCACCAGTGCGGGATTCCAAAACTTATGGCTCTTGAGTTGTTTAAACCGTTTGTTTTTAATAAACTTGAGGATAAGGGGTACGTTACAACTATAAAGCAGGCAAAGAAATTTGTAGAGATGGAACGTCCTGAGGTTTGGGATGCCCTTGAGGAGGTAATCAAGGAACATCCTGTTTTGCTAAACAGGGCGCCGACTTTACACAGGCTTGGCATACAGGCCTTTGACCCTGTGCTTATTGAGGGAAAGGCCATAAAACTGCATCCTCTTGTCTGTACCTCATATAATGCAGACTTTGACGGAGACCAGATGGCGGTACACGTTCCCCTTTCCATAGAAGCACAGGTAGAGGCAAGGGTGCTTATGATGTCTATAAACAATCTGCTTTCCCCTGCAAGCGGTAAGCCCATTGTGCTTCCTACTCAGGATATGGTCTTAGGTATTTACTATTTGACCAAAGAAAAGACAGGAGCAAAAGGCGAGGGTAAGATATTTTCCTCCACTGATGAGGTACGTATTGCCTACGACAACGGCGCTGTGTCCGAACATGCAAGGATAACGGTGTATTTAAACGATGAAAAAATCTCAACAACAGTGGGCAGGGTGCTTTTTTATGAGATAGTTCCTCAGGAGGTACCATTTCAAGAAATCAACCGGGTGCTGACCAAAAAGGAAGTGCAAAAGGTGATAGACTATGCCCATAAGTATGCCGGAAAGAGAAAGACTGTGTTATTTTTGGACGAACTGAAGAGACTCGGTTTTGAGTATGCCACTAAGTCAGGAATCTCCATTTGTATTTCAGATATGCATGTGCCCTCAAAGAAGGCTGAAATACTCAAAGGCGCGGAAAAAGAAGTTATGGAAGTCTATAAGCAGTACTCAGACGGACTGATAACACAGGGTGAGAGGTACAACAAGGTAATAGACATATGGGCAAATGTGACGGAGAAAGTGGCCGAGGTCATGATGGCGGAGTTAGGAGCCGAGGAAGGTAAAGTGCTGACTCCTGAGGAAATCGAAAAGAGCCGTGCCTTTAACAGCGTATTTATGATGGCAGACTCAGGTGCAAGGGGCTCGGCAGCCCAGATAAGGCAGCTTGCCGGTATGAGAGGTCTCATGGCTAAACCATCCGGTGAAATCATAGAAACACCTATAACGGCTAACTTCCGTGAGGGGCTCTCTCCGCTTCAGTACTTTATTTCAACCCATGGTGCACGAAAAGGCCTTGCGGATACGGCTTTAAAAACCGCAAACTCCGGTTATCTTACAAGGAGACTGGTGGATGTTGCCCAGGATGTGATAATCACTGAGGTTGACTGCAGCACAGATGACGGGATAATGATAACGGCCCTTATCGAGGGCGGAGAAATAATACAGCCGCTTGAGGAGAGACTCCTAGGGCGTATTAGTGCAGAGGACATACGTGACCCGATTACTAAAGAGCTGATACTTTCTAAAAACGGCGATATTGATGAGGAGATGGTTGTACGTATAGTTGAGGCCGGTATAGACAGGGTGAAGATTCGTTCCGTGCTGACCTGCCAGACACGCTTTGGTATCTGCATGAACTGCTACGGCAGGGATTTAGCGAGAAACGAACGGATACAGATGGCCGAGGCTGTGGGAATCATAGCGGCACAATCAATTGGAGAACCCGGCACACAGCTTACCATGAGAACATTCCATATCGGCGGTGCTGCAACAAAGATAATTGAGCAGGCTGTATTGAGTGTTAAGCACTCCGGTACCATTAACTTTGTGGACGTCAACTCAGTTATTAACAGAGACGGCCTGCATGTGGTTATGAACCGTAATGCTTTCATAGCCGTTGTGGATGAAAGCGGCCGTGAGAGAGAAAAGCACAATATCGTTTATGCTGCAAAGCTTCTTGTAAAGGACGGTGATAAGGTTCAGATAGGGCAAAAGATAGCCGAATGGGATCCATATTCCACCTCCATTTTGACGGAGGTTGGAGGACGGGTTGCGTGGGGAGATGTTGAGGAGGGAGTTACCGTTAAGGAGCAGGTTGACGAAATAACGGGACTTTCCCATAAGCTCATAGTTGACTATCCGACAAACCTTGACCTGAGGCCGAGAATATCTATAAAAGATGAGCATGGAAAAGCAACGCTTAGGCTTCCTAACGGTGCACCGGCAAGGTATATGCTTCCTGTGGGGTCAAACATTCTGGTTGAAAAGAACGATCTTGTGGCACCTGGTGATGTTTTGGCAAAGATACCGAGAGAGACGGTTAAGACAAAGGACATAACCGGAGGTCTTCCCAGGGTAGCAGAGCTGTTTGAAGCAAGAAAGCCTAAGGAGCCTACGCTTGTTTCAGAGATAGACGGCGTGGTGGAGTTTGTGTCAACGCAGAAGGGCTCCAGAATGGTAAAGGTACGCGGTGGGGACGTTGTTAAGGAGTATACGATTCCCAAGGGTAAGCATGTGACAGTTCATGAGGGTGACTGGGTAAAGGCAGGTGAGGCTCTTATGGATGGGGCGGTAAATCCCCACGATATTTTGGACATACTGGGTCCTACCGAGCTTCAACGCTATCTCGTGGACGAGGTTCAGAAGGTTTATCGCCTGCAGGGTGTTTCCATAAATGACAAACACATAGAGATAATAATCCGGCAAATGATGAAAAAGCTGCGAATCGAGGAACCCGGAGATACTGAGCTCATGATAGGCGACCAGGTTGATCGGATGGAGTTTCAGGAAATAAATGCAGTAGTGCAGGCTGAGGGTAAAAAACCGGCGATAGGCAGGCCACTGCTTTTGGGTATAACAAAGGCATCTCTTACTACCTACAGTTGGGTCTCCGCCGCCTCATTTCAGGAAACCACACGAGTGCTTACAGATGCAGCACTTTGCGGCGGGGTGGATGAGTTACGGGGCCTTAAGGAAAACGTAATAATGGGCAAGATAATTCCTTGCGGCACGGGTATGGACAGATACAGAAACACGTATGTGAGACGGGAATCCGATGAGGTAAAGAAAGAGGTGGAGCAAGAGGAACCTGTGTTAGATACATAATCTGATACCAGTCGTTACAAATATTGAATATACAGAGACCGGCTGTTTATTAATTAAGCAGCCGGTCAGTATTTTGTGGACTATGTGATACCGAGTTGCAGTCATACCGAGTTGCATTCATTCGATGTTAGACGATTGAAGGTACTTGGTATTAGACGTTAGAATACAGCCTGCTATTATGTGAGGTTTTGACGAAGCAATTAAAAAGGAGACAATACTGTAGTGCAACAGTCAATAGGAGAGTTAAGAAAGCAGCTTATAATATCGGCTGTGCTGTTGGTTGCGATACTGACCTTAGGTACGGCGGGCTATATGGCAATAGAGGGCTGGAACTCATTTGATGCTTTTTATATGGTGGTTATAACGCTGGCAACGATTGGTTTTCAGGAAGTCCATGGGCTAAGCAACAGTGGAAGGGCATTTACAATATTTTTGATTTTTTCAGGAGTCGGCATTTTGGCCTACAATGTAAATGTGGGTTTGAGGGCATTGTTTGAGGGCGAGTTTCAAAAAATTATGGGGAGGAGGAAGTTGGAAAAGAAAATAAAAGAGATAAAGGACCATTATATAATATGCGGTTTTGGCAGGATGGGCAGGATAATATGCAAGGAGTTGAGGGCATCGGGTGTGCCATTTGTGGTGATAGAGCAGGAGATATTAGAGATTGAAACAGATGAGGATTATTTGTATTTATCGGGAGATGCAACGCATGATGATGTTTTAAAAGGGGCTGGCATAGAAAGAGCAAAAGGAGTAATCTCAGTGCTTTCAACCGATGCTAAGAATCTGTTTGTAGTGTTATCGTCACGGGTGCTAAACCCGTCTCTGAAAATAGTGGCGCGTGCGCTTGAAGAGAGCACGGAGTTAAAGTTGATCAGGGCGGGGGCGGACAGGGTCGTGGCTCCTTACAACATCGGGGGGCTTAAGATAGCGCAGACAATACTTAAGCCCTCAGTAGTGGATTTTTTGGAATTTGCAACCCAAAGCGGCAATATTGCGCTTCAGATGGAGGAGATAACGGTAAAGGAGACATCGGTGTTTGCCGACCGAACCGTGGCTGAAACTGAAATAGGAAGAAAGTATGGCATTATAATAGTGGCGATAAAACGCTCAGACGGCGAGATGCGTTTTAATCCAACCCATAAGACCGTCATAAAGTCAGGTGATATTCTTATTGCCCTGGGCGAGGTAAATAAATTAAAAGAGATAGAGAAACTAGCGGGGAGTTATAGTTAGAAAGGCACTTCACATCTGGAGTGGGTAATACAAAGAATATGCCCTTGTCGCCTTACCAAGCTGCATTCATTCGATTAACTTTGTTGGCTTCGTCTAAAGCTCCTTGACGTCTCCCCTAAAGGGGAATCCCCTGTATGGGGAGGTGTCGCTTTCTCCTTGCCGCCTCGTTACTCTTTTGACTGCTACTTGGTATAAAACAGTGTAGTCTTGTGTTGGACAGAAACAGGCGGCCAATCAAAATGTTCCGGCTAATCAAAGGACACTATCAAGCGGGTAGAAATAATTTTTTGGATGACTGTAGGGGCTTTCGTTGACAACAGAGTATCGTATAGGTTACTATTGTGGGCTTGTGTTTTTTTGAAAGGTTTAA from Nitrospirae bacterium YQR-1 encodes:
- the rplL gene encoding 50S ribosomal protein L7/L12; amino-acid sequence: MASVTKEQVFEFFDNMTILQMSEFIKEFEERYGVTAAAAVAVAAAPAAEAAAPVEEKTSFDAILASVGDKKIQVIKVVRELTGLGLKEAKELVDTAPKEIKTGVSKEEAENIKAKVEEQGAKVEIK
- the rpoC gene encoding DNA-directed RNA polymerase subunit beta', whose product is MFGMYHEPKSQKEFDAVRIKLASPDRIREWSFGEVKKPETINYRTFKPEKDGLFCAKIFGPVKDWECICGKYKRMKHRGVVCDKCGVEVIHAKVRRERLAHIELCTPVAHIWFLKGVPSRIGLLLDMTMKNLEKVLYFESYVVIDPGDTPLKEKQVLTEEEYKKYNMELGNRFKAGMGAEAIKELLKKVDLTVLDNELKIKIHEISSVGIKKRLTKRLKIVEDFISSGNRPEWMILDVIPVLPPDLRPLVPLQGGRFATSDLNDLYRRVINRNNRLKRLMELKAPSVIVKNEKRMLQESVDSLFDNTKGAKVPKGSTKRSLKSLSDMIKGKQGRFRQNLLGKRVDYSGRSVIVVGPDLKLHQCGIPKLMALELFKPFVFNKLEDKGYVTTIKQAKKFVEMERPEVWDALEEVIKEHPVLLNRAPTLHRLGIQAFDPVLIEGKAIKLHPLVCTSYNADFDGDQMAVHVPLSIEAQVEARVLMMSINNLLSPASGKPIVLPTQDMVLGIYYLTKEKTGAKGEGKIFSSTDEVRIAYDNGAVSEHARITVYLNDEKISTTVGRVLFYEIVPQEVPFQEINRVLTKKEVQKVIDYAHKYAGKRKTVLFLDELKRLGFEYATKSGISICISDMHVPSKKAEILKGAEKEVMEVYKQYSDGLITQGERYNKVIDIWANVTEKVAEVMMAELGAEEGKVLTPEEIEKSRAFNSVFMMADSGARGSAAQIRQLAGMRGLMAKPSGEIIETPITANFREGLSPLQYFISTHGARKGLADTALKTANSGYLTRRLVDVAQDVIITEVDCSTDDGIMITALIEGGEIIQPLEERLLGRISAEDIRDPITKELILSKNGDIDEEMVVRIVEAGIDRVKIRSVLTCQTRFGICMNCYGRDLARNERIQMAEAVGIIAAQSIGEPGTQLTMRTFHIGGAATKIIEQAVLSVKHSGTINFVDVNSVINRDGLHVVMNRNAFIAVVDESGREREKHNIVYAAKLLVKDGDKVQIGQKIAEWDPYSTSILTEVGGRVAWGDVEEGVTVKEQVDEITGLSHKLIVDYPTNLDLRPRISIKDEHGKATLRLPNGAPARYMLPVGSNILVEKNDLVAPGDVLAKIPRETVKTKDITGGLPRVAELFEARKPKEPTLVSEIDGVVEFVSTQKGSRMVKVRGGDVVKEYTIPKGKHVTVHEGDWVKAGEALMDGAVNPHDILDILGPTELQRYLVDEVQKVYRLQGVSINDKHIEIIIRQMMKKLRIEEPGDTELMIGDQVDRMEFQEINAVVQAEGKKPAIGRPLLLGITKASLTTYSWVSAASFQETTRVLTDAALCGGVDELRGLKENVIMGKIIPCGTGMDRYRNTYVRRESDEVKKEVEQEEPVLDT
- a CDS encoding potassium channel protein, with translation MQQSIGELRKQLIISAVLLVAILTLGTAGYMAIEGWNSFDAFYMVVITLATIGFQEVHGLSNSGRAFTIFLIFSGVGILAYNVNVGLRALFEGEFQKIMGRRKLEKKIKEIKDHYIICGFGRMGRIICKELRASGVPFVVIEQEILEIETDEDYLYLSGDATHDDVLKGAGIERAKGVISVLSTDAKNLFVVLSSRVLNPSLKIVARALEESTELKLIRAGADRVVAPYNIGGLKIAQTILKPSVVDFLEFATQSGNIALQMEEITVKETSVFADRTVAETEIGRKYGIIIVAIKRSDGEMRFNPTHKTVIKSGDILIALGEVNKLKEIEKLAGSYS
- the rpoB gene encoding DNA-directed RNA polymerase subunit beta; amino-acid sequence: MTRALKERVNLGKVARVLDVPYLIEIQRRSYEVFLQKDLTNAQRRNIGLESAFRSVFPIIDYNETASIEYLGYYLLEPKYRVRECVHKGLTYSAPIKIRVRLNLWEGPEDGKKSEDDKKLLKESREEEVYIGEIPLMTETGSFVINGIERVIVSQLHRSPGVFFNTDKTKTHTSGRLLYTARVIPSRGSWLDFEFDTKDILYVRIDRRKKLPATIVLKALAYKNEDLLKIFYPIEKIKILGSNNFSRRVSGILAGSKASTTIYDPKSKGTLLVKEGAKITKAAIKRLQNAGIEEIPILRDEIIGRYSLNDVVDPETGEIIVEGNEVINAEGLDRILSLPIETLDLLFIDNVRYLSSLRDTLLMDKINTKEDALIEIYKKMRPGEPPTLEASKALFAGLFFDEKRYDLSPVGRLKVNKRLGLDTPMDNTVLTDSDIIEIIKYLLALRTGLGEVDDIDHLGNRRVRSVGELLENQFRIGLIRMERAIKEKMMIIDIKDVMPHDIINAKPVMAAVKEFFGSSQLSQFMDQTNPLSEITHKRRLSALGPGGLTRERVGFEVRDVHPTHYGRICPIETPEGPNIGLIVSLASYARINEYGFLEAPYRKVINGKVTGEILFLSAIEGERFVIAEATSPIDAQGSLIGEAISARIGGDLKIFTPAEIDYMDVSPKQIVGVSASLIPFLENDDANRALMGSNMQRQAVPLTYTESPIVGTGMEYVAARDSGACITARRSGTVESLDSNRIVVRVEEEGSVDIYNLIKFARSNQATCINQRPIVDVGAKVTAGDVIADGPSTDMGELALGKNVLVAFMPWGGYNFEDAILLSERLVKDDVFTSVHVEEFEVEARDTKLGPEEITRDIPNVGEDALADLDESGIIYIGAEVKPGDILVGKITPKGETQLTPEEKLLRAIFGEKAEEVKESCLYVPPGIKGTVVDVKVFTRRGIKKDARAKALEDEEIRGLQRDFEEETRIVSQELYNKVRKLLLGKIVLEDVRDQSNKDFICKTGDILDTRMLEALGDKKIVRLKIDDEDITSEVEELNKKVKDYLKNLQLRYDERIERLKKGDELPPGVNKLIKVYIAMKRKIQVGDKMAGRHGNKGVVAMVLPDDDMPYLPDGTPVDVVLNPLGVPSRMNVGQILETHLGMAANALGINVATPVFEGATEEDLREMLTKSGLSETGQSVLYDGKTGEAFERSVTVGYMYMLKLHHLVEDKIHARSIGPYSLVTQQPLGGKAQFGGQRLGEMEVWALEAYGASYTLQEYLTVKSDDVSGRAKMYEAIVKGDATLDPGVPESFHVLIKELQSLCLDVELLEKKNKGG